The DNA segment CCCGGACGCCCCCCGTCCGGCAACCCCGGGCACCCCGTCGGCGGCCCTGAACCGCCTCGGCAAGTCACCCGGCCGCTGGAGATCCACGCCACTCATTGACATGTCCGCGCCCTCCCTCCGATACTGACCCATCGTTCAGTAACCGCGCGCGGCACGCGGCCCTCGCTCACCCTCCCCTCCCCCGTTCCGGAGACCCCATGACCACGCCCTTGCTGTCGCTCACCTGGACCGACCACGTCACCGGCCGTCAGGGCTTCCTGGTCGTCGACCGGCTGGTGCGTGGCGTGTCCAGCGGCGGGCTGCGCATGCGGCCGGGCTGCACGCTCGACGAGGTCACCGGGCTCGCCCGCGGCATGAGCATGAAGGAAGCCCTGCACTACGACCCCGAGGCCAGGTACATCCCGCTGGGCGGCGCCAAGGGCGGCATCGACTGCGATCCCCGCGATCCGGAGGCGTACGGGGTCCTCGTGCGCTACCTGCGGACCATGCGGCCCTACATCGAGACCCTCTGGACCACGGGCGAGGACCTCGGGCTCTCCCAGGACGTGGTCGACCGGGCCGCCGCCGAGGCGGGGCTCGTCTCGTCCGTCCAGGCCGTGTACCCGCTGCTCGACGACGAGGCCGGCGCTCGCGCCCGGCTCGCGGACGCGTTCGCGGTCGAGGTGGACGGCATCGGGCTCGACGAGCTGGTCGGTGGCTGCGGGGTCGCCGAGTCGGTGCTCACGGCCCTGGACCGAGCCGGTGTGCCGTACTGGAGGACGCGCGCCGCCCTGCAGGGGCTCGGGACCATGGGCGGGGCCACAGCGCGCTTCCTCACGCGCGCGGGGCTCACCGTCGTGGCCGTCGCCGACATCAAGGGCACGATCGCCAACCCGGCGGGCCTCGACATCGAGGCGCTGCTGGCGGCACGGGACGCGTACGGCACGGTCGACCGGGCGGCGCTGCGGCCCGGCGACCGCGAACTGCCGGGCGACGCCTGGCTGTCGGCCGAGACGGAGGTGTTGGTTCCGGCAGCCGTCTCGTATGTGATCGACGCCGCCAACCAGGGGCGGATCACCGCCCGCTGGATCGCCGAGGCGGCCAACATGCCCGTACGGCCGGAGGCGGAGGAGCTGCTGGCCGCGCGGGGCGTCACCGTGCTGCCTGACGTCGTGGTCAACTCGGCCACGAATGCCTGGTGGTGGTGGACGCTGTTCGGTGACGTCGGTCCGGACGCGGACGAGGCGTTCGCCCACACGCGGCGCTCGATGCGCGCCCTGACCGACCTCACCCTGGCCCGGGCCGAGACCGACGGGACGACACCCCGGGCCGCCGCGCACGCCATCGCGGAGGACCGGTTGCCGGTGATCGCCGAGCGGTTCGGCCGACTCAGGTGACCGCAAAGGCCCCGGGACCCGACTCGGCCTCGAGCCGGGAGCGGCCCGCGTGAAGCCTTAGGGTGGCCGAGTGGCAAGAGTGCGGTTGAGCGTGGCGGAGCGGCGTGAGGAGTTGCTGCAGGCCGCCGTGGAGCAGATAGAGGCGCGGGGCGTGGCGGCGGTCAGGATCGCCGACGTGGCCGCGGCGCTCGGAGTGAGCAACGCGCTGGTGCTCTACCACTTCGCCACGAAGGAGAAGCTGGTCGCCGCCGCGTTCACGCATGCGGCCCAGGGCGATCTGGCCCGTCTGCGACGGGTCCTCGGACGCCGTACGACGGCGCTGCGCCGGCTGCGGGCCGCCGTGCGCTGGTACGCGCCGACCGGCCAGGCCAAGGGC comes from the Streptomyces sp. NBC_00443 genome and includes:
- a CDS encoding Glu/Leu/Phe/Val dehydrogenase dimerization domain-containing protein, with the protein product MTTPLLSLTWTDHVTGRQGFLVVDRLVRGVSSGGLRMRPGCTLDEVTGLARGMSMKEALHYDPEARYIPLGGAKGGIDCDPRDPEAYGVLVRYLRTMRPYIETLWTTGEDLGLSQDVVDRAAAEAGLVSSVQAVYPLLDDEAGARARLADAFAVEVDGIGLDELVGGCGVAESVLTALDRAGVPYWRTRAALQGLGTMGGATARFLTRAGLTVVAVADIKGTIANPAGLDIEALLAARDAYGTVDRAALRPGDRELPGDAWLSAETEVLVPAAVSYVIDAANQGRITARWIAEAANMPVRPEAEELLAARGVTVLPDVVVNSATNAWWWWTLFGDVGPDADEAFAHTRRSMRALTDLTLARAETDGTTPRAAAHAIAEDRLPVIAERFGRLR